A single region of the Leptodactylus fuscus isolate aLepFus1 chromosome 5, aLepFus1.hap2, whole genome shotgun sequence genome encodes:
- the C1QTNF2 gene encoding complement C1q tumor necrosis factor-related protein 2 gives MISLMLLVWAVQCSAENLVSSSVRRESHQLKGNSQLYCSLPGPPGPPGVPGHPGSTGTIGRMGFPGKDGKDGKDGEKGENGDEGTPGRVGNPGKQGGKGKQGAIGRAGPRGPKGIRGDPGKLGEGGTKGPKGKKGDTGMPGPCSCGSKKAKSAFSVAVTKSYPKERLPIKFDKILMNEGGHYNATSGKYICSIPGIYFFTYDITLANKHLAIGLVHNGQYKIKTFDANTGNHDIASGSTILPLKAGDEVWLQIFYSEQNGLFYDPYWTDSLFTGFLIYPDQEYFHEIKEKIKVMEAKDVS, from the exons ATGATATCTCTAATGCTCCTAGTTTGGGCTGTTCAATGCTCAGCAGAAAACCTTGTCAGCAGCAGCGTACGTCGAGAGTCTCATCAACTGAAAGGCAACTCTCAACTTTACTGTAGTTTGCCAGGACCCCCAGGACCTCCTGGTGTGCCAGGACATCCTGGATCAACGGGCACCATTGGAAGAATGGGCTTTCCAGGAAAAGATGGGAAAGATGGAAAAGATGGGGAAAAGGGAGAAAATGGTGATGAAG GGACCCCTGGAAGAGTTGGGAATCCAGGAAAACAAGGTGGCAAGGGCAAGCAAGGTGCCATAGGAAGAGCTGGCCCAAGGGGGCCCAAAGGTATTCGTGGCGATCCTGGAAAGCTAGGTGAAGGAGGCACAAAGGgtccaaaaggaaaaaaaggtGATACAGGAATGCCTGGGCCGTGCAGTTGTGGATCTAAAAAAGCGAAGTcagcattttctgtggcagtTACAAAGAGTTACCCAAAAGAACGTCTGCCCATTAAATTTGACAAAATTCTGATgaatgaaggggggcattataatgcaACAAGTGGTAAATACATCTGTAGCATTCCTGGTATTTATTTCTTTACATACGACATTACTTTGGCCAACAAACACTTAGCCATCGGTCTAGTCCACAACggtcaatacaaaataaaaacttttGATGCAAACACCGGGAACCATGACATTGCTTCTGGCTCCACCATACTTCCACTAAAAGCTGGAGATGAagtttggttgcagattttttacTCTGAACAGAATGGACTTTTCTATGACCCATACTGGACAGACAGTTTATTTACAGGATTCCTCATTTACCCAGATCAAGAATATTTTCATGAAATAAAGGAAAAGATCAAGGTCATGGAAGCAAAGGATGTGAGCTGA